One segment of Castanea sativa cultivar Marrone di Chiusa Pesio chromosome 3, ASM4071231v1 DNA contains the following:
- the LOC142630049 gene encoding alpha,alpha-trehalose-phosphate synthase [UDP-forming] 6-like: MVSKSYSNLLELASGESPTFGLMSRRIPRIMTVAGLISDIDDDKSESVCSDPSSSSAQRDRIIIVANQLPIRAQRKTDGSKGWIFSWDEDSLLLQLRDGIGDHDMEVIYVGCLKEDIHPNEQDEVSQILLETFKCVPTFLPPDLFSRYYHGFCKQQLWPLFHYMLPLSPDLGGRFNRSLWQAYVSVNKIFADRIMEVINPEDDFVWVHDYHLMVLPTFLRKRFNRVKLGFFLHSPFPSSEIYKTLPIREELLRALLNADLIGFHTFDYARHFLSCCSRMLGLTYESKRGYIGLEYYGRTVSIKILPVGIHMGQLQSVLSLPETEEKVAELLKQYCDQGRIMLLGVDDMDIFKGISLKLLAMEQLLMQHPEWRGKVVLVQIANPARGRGKDVIEVRAETSSTVKRINETFGKPGYNPVVLIDEPLKFYERIAYYVVAECCLVTAVRDGMNLIPYEYIISRQGNQKLDEVLGLKPSTPKKSMLVVSEFIGCSPSLSGAIRVNPWNIDAVADAMDSALEMAEPEKQLRHEKHYRYVSTHDVGYWARSFLQDLERTCQDHVRRRCWGIGFGLSFRVVALDPSFRKLSMEHIVSAYRRTKTRAILLDYDGTLMPQASIDKSPTSKSIGIINSLCRDKNNMVFIVSARSRKTLGEWFSPCENLGIAAEHGYFLRLERDVEWETCVPVADCSWKQIAEPVMKLYTETTDGSTIEDKETSLVWSYEDADPDFGSCQAKELLDHLESVLANEPVTVKSGQNTVEVKPQGVSKGLVAKRLLSIMQEKGPSPDFVLCIGDDRSDEDMFEVITSSMAGPSIAPRAEVFACTVGKKPSKAKYYLDDTVEIVRLIQGLASVSEQTNSG; the protein is encoded by the exons ATGGTGTCGAAGTCTTATTCAAATCTATTGGAGCTTGCCTCGGGTGAGTCTCCAACCTTTGGCCTCATGAGCCGGAGAATTCCGCGTATTATGACGGTGGCCGGCTTGATATCTGACATAGATGATGACAAGTCTGAGAGTGTTTGCTCTGACCCGTCTTCATCGTCGGCTCAGAGAGACCGAATCATAATAGTGGCTAATCAGCTCCCTATAAGAGCTCAAAGGAAAACAGATGGTAGTAAGGGTTGGATTTTTAGTTGGGATGAGGATTCACTTTTGCTTCAACTGAGAGATGGTATAGGGGATCATGATATGGAGGTTATATATGTGGGTTGTCTTAAGGAAGATATTCACCCAAATGAACAAGATGAGGTTTCCCAAATACTGCTTGAGACCTTTAAATGTGTCCCTACCTTTCTTCCACCGGATCTCTTTAGCCGGTACTATCATGGCTTTTGCAAGCAGCAATTGTGGCCTTTGTTTCATTACATGTTGCCTTTGTCGCCGGACCTTGGTGGTAGGTTTAACCGGTCATTGTGGCAAGCATATGTGTCGGTTAATAAGATATTTGCAGATAGGATTATGGAAGTGATCAACCCAGAGGATGATTTTGTGTGGGTACATGATTATCATCTGATGGTCTTGCCAACTTTCTTGAGGAAAAGGTTCAATAGAGTCAAACTGGGGTTCTTCCTCCATAGTCCATTCCCTTCATCAGAGATTTATAAGACACTGCCTATTAGGGAAGAGCTTCTTCGGGCCCTTCTGAATGCGGATTTGATTGGGTTCCATACTTTTGATTATGCTCGACATTTTTTATCCTGTTGTAGTCGGATGCTTGGTCTTACCTATGAATCCAAGAGGGGTTATATAGGCCTTGAGTATTATGGTCGGACTGTTAGCATCAAAATTCTTCCAGTTGGTATACATATGGGCCAGCTGCAGTCGGTGTTGAGCCTCCCAGAGACTGAAGAGAAGGTTGCCGAGCTTCTCAAGCAGTATTGTGATCAGGGTAGAATAATGCTACTTGGGGTGGATGACATGGACATATTTAAGGGTATAAGTTTGAAGCTTTTGGCAATGGAACAGCTTCTTATGCAGCATCCAGAATGGCGGGGCAAAGTAGTGTTGGTTCAGATAGCCAATCCAGCGAGGGGCAGAGGGAAAGATGTGATAGAAGTTCGGGCTGAGACTTCCTCAACTGTGAAGCGGATCAATGAAACTTTTGGAAAACCAGGGTATAACCCTGTTGTCTTGATCGATGAGCCACTTAAGTTTTATGAGAGAATTGCATATTATGTTGTTGCTGAGTGTTGTTTGGTCACAGCGGTGAGAGATGGGATGAATCTCATACCATATGAATACATAATCAGTCGGCAAGGGAATCAGAAATTAGATGAAGTATTGGGACTGAAACCATCAACCCCAAAGAAAAGCATGTTAGTTGTCTCTGAGTTCATTGGGTGCTCACCATCTTTGAGCGGAGCAATTCGAGTGAATCCCTGGAATATTGATGCGGTGGCAGACGCCATGGACTCTGCCCTCGAGATGGCTGAGCCTGAAAAGCAGCTCCGGCATGAGAAACATTATAGATATGTCAGTACCCATGACGTTGGGTATTGGGCTCGTAGTTTCCTTCAAGATTTGGAGAGGACGTGTCAGGATCATGTGCGGCGGAGGTGCTGGGGTATAGGATTTGGACTGAGTTTTAGAGTTGTGGCACTTGATCCAAGCTTCAGGAAGCTCTCAATGGAACACATAGTGTCTGCTTACAGAAGGACTAAAACAAGGGCAATCCTTTTAGACTATGATGGTACACTAATGCCTCAGGCTTCCATTGATAAGAGCCCAACCTCAAAGTCCATTGGTATTATTAATAGTCTGTGTAGAGATAAGAACAACATGGTTTTCATTGTCAGTGCTAGAAGCCGAAAGACTCTTGGTGAATGGTTTTCTCCCTGTGAGAATCTGGGAATTGCAGCTGAGCATGGCTATTTCCTACG GCTGGAGCGAGATGTGGAGTGGGAAACATGTGTTCCAGTTGCAGACTGTAGTTGGAAGCAGATCGCTGAGCCAGTAATGAAGCTGTATACCGAAACAACTGATGGGTCCACCATTGAAGATAAAGAAACTTCACTTGTCTGGTCTTATGAGGATGCAGATCCAGATTTTGGGTCATGCCAAGCTAAGGAACTTCTTGATCATCTCGAAAGTGTGCTTGCTAATGAACCAGTTACAGTTAAGAGTGGACAGAACACTGTGGAGGTTAAGCCACAG GGTGTTAGCAAGGGACTTGTGGCCAAGCGTCTGCTTTCTATCATGCAAGAAAAGGGACCGTCACCCGATTTTGTTCTGTGCATAGGAGATGACCGATCTGATGAAGACATGTTTGAGGTAATCACCAGTTCCATGGCAGGCCCATCCATTGCTCCCAGGGCAGAAGTGTTTGCATGTACTGTTGGTAAAAAACCCAGTAAGGCCAAGTACTATCTTGATGATACAGTGGAAATTGTTAGGTTGATTCAGGGTTTGGCTTCTGTTTCAGAACAAACTAATTCTGGGTAA